Within Topomyia yanbarensis strain Yona2022 chromosome 2, ASM3024719v1, whole genome shotgun sequence, the genomic segment TCCTTAGAGTTAGCCTGAAATCGATTCGAATTGGATTGATGATTCGTCTTGCCCGTCGTACCGCCGCATGTCTCCCCACTGTGAGCATTAAGGAACGCTGAGTTTTTCTTGTTACTTTAGGGCGCTCTAGCCCCGCTACCATGCAAATTTGCGATCGGACACACAATTTCTGCTAGCTCATACAACCATTTTGCGAATATTGAAAGATGGAATTGTGGTAGGTTACGGCGATATTTGGCCCACTCCACCTTGAACCCTGAAGGTAGCTTATCTACAAGCTCATGTAAAAGAGCAACGTTGTACGAATACTCTTCCAGCTCGCAAGCTTCGATCGTTGCGCAAAGGTTCTGCACTGCAAGGGAAAACTCGATGAGTGTTTCTAATCTGCCCGCTTTCGGCGCTGGCGTTGACTGGATCTTGGATATCAAATTCTGCACGATGATCTCGGGATTCCCGTACAACATCCTCAATGTGGACAGGATACTAACAACATTAGCCGGATGCATCAAGCGGCACTTCACTGCTTCATACGCCTTCCCTCTCAAGCACTTCTGCAACCGCATTAGGTTCTCCTTTGCGGTATAGCCGCACATGTTGGTCGTTGTCGTAAACGTGGAGTAGAACAACGGCCATTCTTCCGGCGAGCCGCTGAATACTGGGAGTTCTCGTGACACGGCTTGTCGAGCAGCGACTTGGCTATGTGTTAGGTTGCTGCCGTTTTCATAACCTGAGGGCATCTGTCTCGGAGTAGAGCGTAACATAGGAACAAATTTGCTTCCACCGCGGTCGATTGATGGTTGACATTCGTTCGTCTGATCCCGGGATTCTCAGTCGGGTACAGACCAGTTTTCTTCACTCGGTCCTGGATCTGCATCTGTCCGACCGACGTCCACACATTTGTTAGTTGTGGAACAACCACTGACTGGGATACCGGTAGCTGACGTTGGTTCTGCGAAACTGGAACTTCTGCAGGAGCCTCGTCGTTAAGCCATTCCGCTACTCGTTCATCTGACAGTCCTTCATCAGCATCCACAATCGAATCCTCCTCGTTGACTATCTCCTTCATCAGCTGGTTGCGGGTGTGAATATACTCGCGTTTGCTTGCTTCTTCCGCTTCCTGTAGTTTCCGTTCGTCGTCCAACATTTGCAGTTGCAACTTCAACTGTCTCTGTTTGGTGGACCTTCTGGAACTGACTTCGGAATACTGGCTCATGTTATCCTCCAAAACTTGTTTCTTGGTCTTCGGAGGAAATCGTGGATGCAGTTGCTCCGGCAGCTCTTTAGGTTGTCCTCCTATTGGAATGGTAGTTGGTTGCACATCACTAGACACAACTGGATAGGGCACTGACGGAATGGGCTGAATGAAACTGGATGGCACTGTGTAACAACGGTCGTAGTAGTTCACTCCCAACGACGAAATACTCGGATTTAACAGACGATATGATTGTATCAGTGGCATTGGTGGCAAAGAAGTATTTAATTGCATTGGCGCATTGGGTGGCATCATATAATAAGACTGCGCGTATGAACAGGGTGGCATTAGCGAATGGGGTGGCATTAGTGCATTAAACATGTATGGAGAAACTAGTGTATTGGCATATATATCATAGAGGACGTGACAAACGTGCTTGTCACGTTAATAGAGCACGTACTCGTAATTTTGGGAACCAGTGTTCCAGTTGTTACAATGGTTGCAAGTGTACTTACGGGCGGTACCGTTGGGGGAGTTGGTTTCGTAGATTTCTTGTTCTTCGCATGCTGCTTCCCATAGCAGTCCGATGAGAGCCAATCTTGATTCTCTACAGCTTGACTTACCCCCACGCAGTCGAAATGGAACCAGTCGTCGCATTTGTCACACTGGATTATCCGTGAGTTATCGCTTCCATCGCATACCTTGCAAACCCCTTGGTTTGATTCGTCAAAACTGGTTCTGCCTTCCGACATCGTTATCCCGGACGTGGATAACGAAGTTTCAAATTGTTGACGAATGTCAATCAGGAATAAGGGGAGTTTCCGAGTGTTAAATCCGTATATTGGACGCGATTAAAACTTCCTGTGTAAGTGCACAATAAGTACAAAATGCAGCAACTAATGATTTGGTAACTTACGTTTAGTACCCCTACTCCTTTGTAATCCTGCTTCCTCCGTAATCCTTTTTCTATTTCAACCTCCTAatcctttttctattttcaaCCTCCTCCGAGCTTTGTTCTGGAACACGCTTTACCGTTCTTACACTCGCTTAGTTTTAGGTTAGGCTAAGGAACAATGATTAAGGTTAAGTTCACGCTTTGTAATTCATTTTAGGATTAATTCTTACCTGTAACTAGCCTTAAGTATAGTTATAAGCCACTTAGTATAAAAATTTAGCATTTAAGATTAGTTTAACTAGATTTAAGAATTAATTTTAATAACGCCTTCGCACCTCGCATGAAAATCTTGTCGCTTTTCTACTTCAAATTCCTGGTTGACGTTTCTCGCTGACCGAGAGCTGGTGTGTGGTATTTCACATACTCCACATGATGCACGGTTAATGGAAATGGTGAGATGCGCCGATCGAGGGGTCGTGACACCATAATTgattaaatcatttttatctattgcgacaagtttctaaaatactgtgaaatggtttttgagatgaaaaaaatcattcaaaaattcAGCGCATTGTTCATCTATATGCTTGTACGAGCGATATACatatctatgtgttggtagCAGTTCTTTAAAAGCACTGTTTCTCCTAatgaatttatacaacttaggtttgttcttgaaagattcattttgaaaaagcatcttttcgttcaaattttcgcttttatctcaatattgacatcactacaaatcaatgcgttcacgaaaattagtgcctgaaactttaaagaataaaccgaagtaactaatacttagatacatattgcccgtttaaatatatagataaatagactgataatcctatatgtcattgtgttaggtccgttagtttgtagatataccttattaagaacctatacctgacgcaaatgatcatttaatgacattccgaggtgtaaaaaatacattttagctatgcatcctcttccattgagtgcggcatctcatcCGCAATTttgagagatgccgcacgacgacattttcctctaaaaaaaggtaaaaggtcCCAGATATtgaaccgatacatgatttaccaaaaaaaatcgaacaatttaaaaaaaacgaaatcttaatgtggtgctgaaaaattttcggcactccgtgatgcaactgaacgcacaaaatcaataataaaattttcgtgagtaattaataagcattattttacatctcgagagttataattcttcgaaagacaaactcacaatatcatattaccgtataaaagttaCCCcttatacgagatatagagagtgcggcatctctcctgacgcggcatctctcccgaaattaccctaacgaatcacctggtggtcgctatgcgtATACTACTCGCATACTCCCTAATCAATGTTTGCCGTCAGTGAAGGGCTACAGAATGtcacgtcgatgatagacttccTCCCgtttctccgaaatgtgctaacggaaccttcattgtacaatcgtacgtctaacttcgcttcgcttcctgcaggatatacCCTCTtctgttggttactctactgccccactcCCCAGCCCAGGCTTAGCCGACgccaatgctcgctcagctacaTCAGCCCACAGCGTTACCATGTCATACTCCTTCGCGGGTACAGTAGCACCTTTCGGATTCTGAGGACCATCTCCTTAGTGATATAGTTTCTCGCGTCCACAAGCTTGTGcagctcctccaccaagcacTTCGCTGTCACTACTTTTGGCTTCTGTAGGGTATTGCTCACCCAGCTCTGCTCTGGCTGCTGGTGCGTTATTGCTGCTGTTGCAGCTGCAAATCTTGCTGCTGCTTCTCCTCCTCCTGCTTTTTTCTGAATAACTTCAGTTGCtactggtggtggtgacctcaccaaactACCTATGATAAACGGATTCGCTGCGTCTAATCCATATGTGCGGGTTTCTTACTATTTCTCTATTTTGTCGGGTCCCAACTCATGGCCCCTATCTCCACTCATTGCACGTAGTCGCTTCTTGTGATCGCATGGTTCTCTTTGTAAGCAGGGAAACCATtctagggttgacactatccttcatgagGAGTAGTGTTCTGAGCCGGAttgcatagcatagcatagaaaaacgaccgcactcatcatgggtggctgatacagtGACATTTTTTATTACAATGGTATAGTTCACTGCATacctggccatgtccttacgatcgccaatgttagttgaatacctacttaagaagaTGTGGGAAACCCACGCAATCTCCATAGGCATTACGGATGTTAGAATTTGTTAGTAGGGAAGGAAAATGGGATGTGGGTTTGGAGTGATTTATATAATATTCAACTAAATGGATagtaaaaattaattataaattagaTTGATCTCACCAAATTCACTTGGCTGGTCTGTAACAGGTGCAGGCTTCCGGAACCACCGTTATAGCACCTTTTTCCGAGCATTCCACTTAGATGGGATACCGCAACAATAATAAATCTCAGATGAAGTTGACGAAGAAGGCATCCATGATGATCCGGGTGGCTGGTCTGACTGCAAACCACTAACAGACCAATACCGATGCTGACGTTTTCACTATGCTTAATATGTTAGTATGGTGCAAAACACAGCAGATGCAAATGTGCAAGAATATAGCACAGTTTTCAGTCGAGAATTGCAGTACCAAAAACGTTTTTTGCGAAAAATCGTGGCATATTAAGAAATTGCGTCCACCGCCAAAGCCTTCTTCTGAGTATAGGAGGGCATTTTTCTGTTTACTGGATACCAGATTCGGCCCACAGATCACTTTATTTTTCACGCACAAAGGATTTACAAAACGCGTAGCATCCCCCGTCTACGAGACAACCTGTCACGTCTTCCGAATGATCCGcgttgaaattaaattttatttagatATTGTTAATCGGCAAGACTAATTTTGCACAATCTTTTCTCGACACAAATGAAGCAAATACACCAGAAtaaaaggaaaattgaaaaaatatgtgtcGTACGAAATCGTCGCTGAAAAAATTGACGGGAACGAAAAAATATCGCCTACGCCTACTGTGATCAGAATCGGGAgcagtgttcagagccggatcggtgTAACATCGGGAATGGTCAACATCTATTGGCGACAAGTTTTGAACATACCCGGAGACTTGCCAGGGTTTCTACGGGACGGAGGTTTAACTTtacccactcgccatttcaagtcgctGTCATCTTTCCTTACTCAAAGAATataacagcacgcctgtcagcccaaagtctcCTTCCAATTCGTGATTCATGTCCTGTCCGTTGATGTTCGCCATGGCGCCAGCatgccataatcaggatgttactggcgcCGATCCTGATGTGCCAGTTGGAACTCCGGTTGAATTAGGGTGCTTTTGTTGCTAAGATCTTTGATTACTAAAATcctaggatcttagcagaagcgacacaggctcgcttcgtcggagttgctttcgaaattatgtttttttaGAGGTTTAATAGATGCTGCCCAAACCcaaccatatcctagcaagatTCCCCAACTCGTAGTAGGTGCAAGGCGGGGAGATCGTTAAgctcctgtccctgctgccccatTGTCAGTGTGTGTGTTTGTTTGTAGTAAAgttaaaactacaaggggcagccctatggggttgcacgaactgtagacgtaggactatactacttaatgtaaaatatttattttcttagtacttagtgtgtgagaaaaaacacccggaccggtgaagaaaaataaaattttagacaatataaacACATCTCAtttatagaccaagctttctaattgctctcaaacagatcctaaaagttcaaacacccatggataaccccaattttttgtagatgtgtttcgatgccacaggattgtataaaatggttaatattacgtcatgaaaattcaattcttccgtgacaattttttttgcctgcaaaatgccctgtgtgtatgcaaagctcatgatttgttgggatatttgcattgatcggaaaatgctttccaacgctgcgcattgcatacatacaggacattttgcaggtcaccataagctgttcattttaccaccgccacatgttcattttacccactcgctataaacatgtcttatttttggacttgtttagaaatcaagaatcatgtttgaaaaaatgtgtttatgacgaattatttttaccagatatgtacaaaacatgtctaacaagaaacatataaggtgattgtaatatctcattcacttattagttagaaaataatgactttgcttaacgtgttcattttaccgccagttcccctacctaccaacacattctccccaaacattgaacccaagcgcacaatgcaaaatgagtcaacgctgctgatgatgatgggtagagcgaaagagacaactagtaccaccacgacactattagcgcatttcaccaaaattccacgcggcctttcccgattgaaaggaacggccgcgcttagcccatctgtcataatatcgtgattttgcatagcgaagggctgaatgataacacattt encodes:
- the LOC131679419 gene encoding uncharacterized protein LOC131679419, giving the protein MSEGRTSFDESNQGVCKVCDGSDNSRIIQCDKCDDWFHFDCVGVSQAVENQDWLSSDCYGKQHAKNKKSTKPTPPTVPPSYYMMPPNAPMQLNTSLPPMPLIQSYRLLNPSISSLGVNYYDRCYTVPSSFIQPIPSVPYPVVSSDVQPTTIPIGGQPKELPEQLHPRFPPKTKKQVLEDNMSQYSEVSSRRSTKQRQLKLQLQMLDDERKLQEAEEASKREYIHTRNQLMKEIVNEEDSIVDADEGLSDERVAEWLNDEAPAEVPVSQNQRQLPVSQSVVVPQLTNVWTSVGQMQIQDRVKKTGLYPTENPGIRRTNVNHQSTAMPSGYENGSNLTHSQVAARQAVSRELPVFSGSPEEWPLFYSTFTTTTNMCGYTAKENLMRLQKCLRGKAYEAVKCRLMHPANVVSILSTLRMLYGNPEIIVQNLISKIQSTPAPKAGRLETLIEFSLAVQNLCATIEACELEEYSYNVALLHELVDKLPSGFKVDGETCGGTTGKTNHQSNSNRFQANSKECLVCKGSCPNVEKCQRFTELGYNSKWATVKEFGLCRKCLRKHKGPCKSKQVCGTNGCTFKHHQLLHNNQREGALRSGSRDSHSATVAQDTSVRECNAHHKATNKGLFRVAPIVIHGPVKSIKTFAFLDDGSSLTLVDASLVQELKLQGTPEPLCLKWTGNKRRMESDSMRLDLEVSGTGEVQKKYRLAGAHTVASLDLFHQTLDTELMCKEYPHLRGIPIESYINVQPRILIGIDNANLTFPLKGREGKMYEPIATKTRLGWIVHGGSNTGEAVVGHHSHSVQTCPCSERSDGMLQQAVREYFSLDGLGIYRPEKQLYSVVDQRAQQLMQSASKTESGRYEVSLLWKFDEFRLPNSKPVALRRFHCLEARMKKQPELAQVLRAKIEDYR